The following DNA comes from Alosa alosa isolate M-15738 ecotype Scorff River chromosome 13, AALO_Geno_1.1, whole genome shotgun sequence.
CAACAGGAAACAGAAGGGAATAAAAGGAGGGAACTGAAGTTTTGACGGGACTCTCAGAATCTGCCTTTGCCTGTAGACTCTGTGTATCTCTATGCAAGAGTGCTCTTTGTCTGCATACGACCTCCAGCCTCTGTTGCCAGTCATTGTGTTTTGCCTTCTGATAGAGGTGAGTAAAATAGTATTCTGCCATATTACTAACCTGGTTTAATTAGTGAAACGTTCACTATCGTTAACTATAGCTATCGAGCGGTGCAACTCAACACAACGCACGAAGACCAGACTCAGCACACAGCTGGATTCGAACCCGCGCACCTCAGAGCGGAAGTCGAGCGTGTTGACAATTGAGCTAAAATCCAAGATGTGGCAGCTAACTCATAGATGGCAGTTCAGGGTTTGTGCCCTTACATTTTGTAAAACGTAGCGAGATATAGGCACTATTAATCCAAAACTTTGGTTTGGTAACGAAAGAATACTGTTGAGCTTGTGTAATTACAGTACATGCCcacaggtatgcctgctttaaaaataggatgatagggaaacatcattccagctaagcattcaataatgaatactgaatattataatattagccttgttttgtttgttttagtcaAAGTCCAAAGTAGCCAGGGCTATTCAaagcgtcagtttattgcacatacttttattttgagtggtcactacatacccgtgtttattggcgtgttgttgcaaaatccgcgtaatcattttatgcaagcaaactgcacacagggagtctttattgttgaggtcagacatgataatcatcttgCATCTTAACCCACAAGCTTTTCCCGAGTAatctgttttttaaattgtgacTGACTGTCATCAAagtaaaacctagcaaccagtgTTGCCAACTATGCCAGTTACAAACGTCGCTAAATGTCACTAGATGACATCACACGCTAATTTTCATATTAATTACGTCAGCCCgtcgtgcccccccccccccaaaaaaaaacggcgatggccctttaattcccctttactcatgtttgcttttctcctactCATAGACAACTTTAAGAACCtagtttaaatatatttaatttaatatacttgtatattaattGATACACTTTACTTTCTGTAGGCTAACTTGTCACAGCCTAGCCTACACCAGAATGAGCATCAAGTGGCTGAAAAGCAGTCATTTCCAACCTATTCACTGCTGCATCTGCTTTGCACTGTTTGAAGTCTGATTATAACTTTAccatagggtagcctacacgCAATATATCCTTACGGCAATAGctatatttaggctacataatatagcctaggcttAAATGTCACTCGGACAGACCGATAGATTTACTCAGCCGACAGTCCTGCAACTTGCATTGACAACAaagctacatagcctaaacGAATGCTAACATGTATGCATATTTTGAAAATATGCattcaaaaatcttcaaaatcgaGAGTGCACATCTTTGTGCCACGCGCGAACCACATATGAAATCTTaggccgttctaattgccgataccgacagtatgtgtgtgcctgcgtgtgtatatgtgtgtgtgtttgtgtgtggatgtgtttgtgtgcatgtgtgtgtttctgtctgtgtgtgtatgtttgtgtgtacatgtgtgtgtgtttgtgtgtgtctgtgcatgtggatgcgtgtgtctgtgcctgtggatgtgagtgtgtgtgtgtgtgtgtgtgtgtgtgtgtgtgtgtgtatgtgtgcatgtgcatgtgtgtgttgatgtatgtatgtatgtttgcgagagagagtgcatgtgagaCAATATCCTCTTTCAGCAACCCTtcactcaacaccaccatctacaggccaataaGTGTACAGTCACCCcgatggatgaaattctacgaaacttggcatatccccagagaatgtcaggttaatcatacacaaaatttggtgcagttctgaacatcttaactgaagatatgATAttgtattttcctttttttacaaATCACTTTAGACTTCTGCACTgtgggtgcaaatcacaaatgagtgattatgggctaggttgatgcggGCCCTTGAGACCCTTACCAAACGtgatgattttgctacatactattcctatttatgtaccagcatgcaaaatttgagcctcctacatggtttagttcttgcttTATGGGCTTGtgaaatttgacaaaaaaaaagaggccaaacaaaatcgacacccccttcCCCCCGTAAAACtgtctgtatcttggaaagtattgatcttacataaaataaattttacagtgtgtctcctttttttttcagatttttttgatACCTAAGTGCGTgagccctggttgaattgacgtggaatgaccctgctGCTTTGCTACAGTACATTAGAAAGGGGAGGGGTGAATGGTCCCTGGCTTGACTAAAGCAGACACTGATGGTAGTCCCATCTAACAATATTGATAAGCTCATTCCTACAGAGTTGTTAATCAATAAAAACATCTGTTGTGTAGCCTGATGCAGCCAGAAATCAATTCTATTCAGAATATGAGTCCAGAACTGGAGCATTGGGGCATGATTATGGGGGCGTGTCTCAACCGATACAGGCgggaaaatgcctctgcacacaataatCAAACTAATCAGACTAACAAAATAGCCTATACCGTGAAACCTGTAGGGACAACAGATAAAACATCCATCTTTTTGACAACTGCCTTAATCGCTCTTTTCTTTGACTAGTGGTTTGTATACCTGTATATGGTTAGAAAGTTATAACCTGTAAGATACATGTCACTTTCTCAGAGAGACACAAGTACATGTATATGAAAAAATAAGTACACCATATCAAGATAAGAGGAAGAGTATTCCCACCATGTCTATGTAGATTGAGTACGTTTACattgtaatgtagcctatatagCAGAAtagaaaacatttacatttttccatACGTTCTTGTTTTGTAAACATAATGTTATGAATGACAATGTTTATTATAGACGAATTTGTCATAATGAGCATATTTCTCAAGTGATAGTTTTTCCTAAAATGGAGACACTTTTCTTGATTATCCTAGAATGGAGACACTTTTCTTGATTATGGCTCTTCATGTGTCAGTATTCACAGTTTTGGCACTACCTCAAGGTAAGCAATGACAAACTTTAATAGTCTATTAATCTTTCTGATAATGGccaatgttgttgttttatcATTTTGTGACTACTGTaacaaattattgaaaaattgcacatacacacacacaaaaaaaaactaaaccacCCCACAAATGGAATTTCACAAAATTTGACGTGCAACATGGTTGTGATGCAGCATATGAATCTTCATGAACTTTGAACCTTTACATCACAAGTTACTGGCTCAGAAATATGTCAGCTGCAGCTCCTTTAATGGATGGAATTTTTGGCCAAAacattttgtgaaatttgcacttTCTTGTCACAAGACATTGACCTTTGAAGTGCTGGATgcagggctcgaattatctttttgtctttaagggggtctctctatcacataaaaagttggcacatccTGTGCATAGCCTAAAGGCAATACAATTAAAATAGCCTAGGCGCCAGTGGCGCTTTTGCGCAGTATGcgcacggtaggcctaggctttaacttgacacacgcacacaacagacagagatttttcatagaaatggATTCCTTTTcataatttcaacatattattgattgcaatagtccatatttcatttcaatttcacaatacaaagaaatagactaaacgagTAAGTCtgagtgccattctcaatttcataacgtaactcatttgaaccagaccaccgtctcagataggctatcctcagtgtcaaacacaataacgCATGTAGTCTTTAATTTATACATGGGAAAATGCTAATTAATAaagccattgcagccaaactatgttctagtattataggctaatgtacATAACACCTGGGTGTTCAGTCGTCTcgtgtgttgaaccgtggaagTAAATAGACAAACATTTTGGAATAGAATAGACGAACATTTTGGAATTTGGAGATGTTGTCGtgtagccattgaatattccgtcatcagagattgctaacagatgtttcaaaatatctgggaactttccggagctctgaatggcagaggatagagatcaattcacagaatcattgaagtaggctgtattatgggccataatttatggctttgtcaataAACATATGTAGCGCCCCTACAGGGCAAGCTGACTACGCCACCACTTGAAAGGTATAGTTTATCTGAGCAAGGGGAACTCTAATAATGTTGTCGTCACAGTTGGTGAAAGTATAAAAATATAATCTTTATTAATAAATAGGTTCACAAGGCAGTTGGTTAGTCaccagataaacaaacaaaaagaaatgaaagaaaagaaagggaacCATATGGACAAGGGTAGGGACTGGGGAACCTCAGCGTGGGCCAATAGGAAGACTAAGATTAGGCCAGGTCTTTCTAACACACGTGGTCTGGCGCACACTGAACAACACACGTTTAGGTGCTGGGAAAATACACTCAGGTGATACGTGGAAAGGGAATTAAGAgttcatcctacacacacacacaaatgtgacaCAGCAATTAAGAGTTCATCCTACACACACTGCCGTTGCTATTGGGCTACTTAGTGGGAACACTAGAGACCGGCTACCCAAAGCTAAGTCGCTAATGGGCCTACTAAACACTGAGGCTTTCAGCTAGGATGAGGGAGGGGAGACACTGGacttaaagagagagaaaaagaaaaaaacacaaataataataataaaaaaagaataaacaaaataaatccaCTCTAGCCTAcggcgcatgcatggccacaggcctgcaggaatgaatgctatgcacaccaatctaccaacaccctgtgcacagatggaaacattcaaagccttgataatatttgtccgtttcccggttttgtttgtgcattggtcaactaaaaattttgtagcctatatagtacctctacatgcaatatctttacaacaacaacgcctaattacgacctaataatttggacaactttatacagccctataaagattaaagttacctttagttttgttccaatttaccgttgtgtatggctttaaacatcataTGCGTTTAACACCAGCCTATatgcattattccagctgcgctaaggttttgattttgcctaccttgttgtagcccatctgaaataactccaagctttgctatgttccctccatcctttcgttgttttcaaaaaacgttttatatccatgatggccttgaagtcttgagtttgtgaattagcttaaatcagcttattatgtgctgttaaccagcaaccatagatagtaaaagaaagcagcaagcagccttggctacaatttctgtagttgctgcgtccattcatttattattctctctcctgctcaaacaacagttgtgcatgcattaagttgatgataacgtgtttacaaactctacataaaatattgtgaatagccgtcatgcagttaatggcatactgtgcagagttggaaaattaggtcaacttggaaactgtttctcgttgttgagttgcctgatggtaaggtacagtacagccgtagcttacacATGCAGGAGCTTTGCTTGAAGCCTGTGTTTAGCGCCAATGCACTtagctcctctcatctataatgacgcagttcccatttctccaaaccatacataattacaaggacaaatattgctacatgagggaaatcagtgtggtatccgatgtgaaaaaataggtataaatctagcgtacacatttccacgaatcacggatgtgttgagataaatgcagagaccaaattcctagtatacgcaagtatacttggccaagaaacctgatttacatttacatgctgACTTCCTTAATCCAAGATTCTAAAATGATACAATCTTGCTGTTTAAgtgatgtaaatgtaaaacatATTTGTCTTTACAGCTAAAAATTTGGCATTGTATGGAAGGGCCACACAATCAGACCTAATTGAAAACCCATGGTCAGGGTACAGTGATGCCCACAATGCCATAGATGGAAATCGTGACCCACATTTTCATCATGGATCTTGCACCGCCACTGATACAGAAACGAATCCCTGGTGGAGGGTTGATCTTTTGAGCCCGTACATAATCACTTCAGTCGTCATCACCAACAGAGGAGACTGCTGCCCTGAAAGACTCAATGGAGCTCAGATTCGTATTGGCAATTCCCTGCTGGACAATGGCAATAACAATTCACTGTGAGTTTCAAAATGGATCTGGTAGTTAAATGATCCAAGGTGACAAGAAGTGTTGAAAAGCTATTAAATAATGAATATTGTTTACTCTTCAACTTTTTTCCCCAAGACCACTCTATGACGATGTGTGGTTTTCTTAGGTGGACATGTGAGAAATATTCAtacttttaaagtattttttttgcttgtttgttttagtcataatactgtaaataaatgaatctgtcaatcaatgaattatgaaaatgaaaagaTATGCTCTGTTTCAtataatgatgatgaatatttgacatacagtatgaacaTAAAGCACTATAACTCTTACTTTCAGGGAAGCGGTCATAACCTCCATCCCAGCTGGCAAATCCCACACCTTCAAATGGGATAATAGGGTACAGGGACGCTATCTTAATGTTTTTCTGCCTGGACACAACAAACTTTTGACACTTTGTGAGGTTGAAGTGTATGGATATCCAGCTCCAATTGGTAAGCATCATCCTCGTAAATAAAGCACGTGACAAAATACACAAGCTCAAGCTATTTTTAGAGGTATAGATGACACCCAATGCTTCTTATTTAAGATAAGAAGCATATCAGGTTGTGTCTGTCAAGTGTCCTATGGGGTCGGGATCTGACACAGTTGTTGTATTAGTATGGATGTGTCTTCTCTTGATCCGTTAATGTGTTGGTATATGAACAGGTGTTGACAAGGGGCCCTATTTTAGCGGTCGGAAATGCATGATCACTAGCGAATAGCTTAATTAAATTTAGTgggttgtccagtccacattgggtgtggtttcgttatcaaacgtcaggcggatggcgcaacaaggcgttcctatgtttcttaatcagtcaatcggtgtgttttgggcgtaacatcatttaaactaatgagaatgacagtaagCAGCGCAGCTTCAAACATAGcattggtattttgatagtcagcagcgcatttgaaggaatctgcttgcacacgAGAGCGTATGGAACAAGTATTCCACTAAGCcatactaaaacctagcagagtatagcctacacgcatctgcactcgtctttattttaactcattggcaaagtgaaactaacttcaccgtggtgtcatagtcaacaacaaaacagttatacacagttaattactttcactattgactgacaatgggttaccatcgaaaacatagaaTAAACTTTGCCTTGGGATAATAATCCGCTTTCCGCCAGGTTTTGTATCATGAAAATAGGGCCCAAGGTGTTGATGATCTTCAACATACTCCACTACTCCATACATGGTATAATACTTAATATAATAATGTGTAACTCATTTAGTGTTCTTTCACTGTTTCCATGCAGTTGAGAATGTGGCTTTAAAAGGGAAAGCAACACAGTCAGATCTTTATGGATATGGATTTGCAAAAAATGCCATTGATGGGAATCGTCGTGACAACAATTATGGTCAGGGTCCCTGTACTCATACACAATATAATCTCAACCCTTGGTGGAGAGTGGATTTGCTCCAAAAGTATGAAGTCTTCTCTGTGATAATCACCAGCAGGAATGCTTACTCCAGTAGGCTGAATGGGGCTGAAATACGAATAGGAAATAGTTTGGAGCAGAATGGTATCAACAACCCCAGGTAaaaatggtctctctctctcgctctcgctctctctctctctctctctctctctctgtgtgtgtgtgtgcgctactCTAAATTGTGACACTATTTGGAATATAATTACTAAAATAATGATATAGTGTTGACCAGTCTTTCTGAAATTGTGGTCTGGgcaccactggtggtccgcaagctaccccaagtggtccgcgagcagacatagtaaaatataatatagatgagttgtttgcaatattgaaccaacttgtatgtgaatccaaacagttctgcaagaCTGCCTATATGTAAGCTACACCAGTTAATCATATGAATGCAGTAAgaaaggtgcaaagacaataaccAAAGTGGATCAGTGAGCAGGCCTATTGTGTATAACTGTTGAAGTtagtcaactttttttttttttagctaggtggtccgtgatttttttgtattggttaagtggtccttggtctgaaaaagtttgagtaACACTGGTGCAGACCTATGCACAAAGACCCTGTATTAATGTAGTGTTCAAATACTAGCAGAATGGTATCAACAACCCTATAGGTAAAAATGGTATCTCAATCTCTGGATATATGTATATGACATCAACACCACATTGTGATCATAATACAGTAGCTGACAGACTATGTGAAATATACATACTAAATTGATAACAGGAtcaaatccttttttttttccctaggTGTGCAGTGATCTCCTTTATTCCTAATGGGTTGTCAAAGACCTTTGAATGTCATGGGATGGAGGGACGCTATGTTACCGTGGTGATTCTTGGACGTGCAGAGTATCTAACACTCTGTGAAGTGGAGGTGTACGGATCACCACTAGAGTAAAGTCCAGGACTAAAGTCCAGTGAAACAGCACACAGGATGGAAAACCTCtcaacactctctcactcaaaaCACAACAAATGTACTGTATTGTTGTGGACAATAATACCTTTTTTGCCATGGTATCTCTTTAGGTTAGGCTGTCAGGATATTGTGTGAATGATAAGTATATAAAGCAATTTGAACAACTAATTTTTACATTGCATTCTGCAgctaaataattattatttctactcTATTTCAGAATCTTTTTATTTTGATCTCTATTATCTCCCATTGTATTTCAACTTTTCCCATTACAAAACCACCCTGTTGATGTGGAGCGACTTTTAAGATGGTGTtacaattaaaacaaaaataaaatgtttgtaAATAACAACAGTCTTGTGTTTTGGCTGCATACTCCCTGTTGGCAACCTCATTTTTGAGCTATCTGGACTTACAGTATTTCCAATTCATAGGTTTTTGTTCAATAGCAAATCAGTATTGTTATCCCTAATCAATGAAATTAGATAGAATAATATCAAAAGCGGAAGGACAGGGCTATCTAATACTATAAGACATATAAACACATCACTCCATCTGTTCATGAATTTGTATTGGACATTTAGACCAATCATGCGGCCATGCCATCATGCCCTCCATTTTTACCTttagacaaaagcatctgccaaatcccataaccttcagtggtgagtgtgtgtgcacgtgacgtggtgtgtgtgtgtgcacgtgcatgtgtgttgtggaTTTTGAATACCttgttaaaaacaaacaattgaTTTCCTTATTATTTATTTCCTTAACTGGCCAACGAGAGACAAGGTCAAACTGTTGCTGAGTACCTTGAGCATGGCAGAACTTGActagtatatttttttgctgCATACTTCCTGTTTGCAACCTCATTTTCGAGCTagcctggggtgcgtttcccaaaagcatagttgctaacctgttagcaacttagttggttggcaatgggaaattgcattgcaaccaacaaagttgctaacttagttactgTCAAACAATCAAGTCAAAacgttgctaacttagttagcaactatgcttttgggaaacgcacccctgatcAGTAGAGTAGATTAAGTAATCAGTAGTAGTGGGCAAGGTCCTGAAAACGTGCAGGTGTCAACATTGCTGAAAAATATAGCACCTAGTAATGATACAATGGATGGAAGCTGCAGTGAAATGTTGGCAATAGAAAAAGGATCACAATTGAAATTTACTTAGATTGAAtttgtgttggggtgtgtgtgtgtgtgtgtgtgtgtgtgtgtgtgtgtgtgtgtgtgtatacgtgcacGTCTGTGTATGCATAactaaaaacaaattatttcctTATTGCACCCTCATTAGAATAGCTAACTGGCTAACCGgagacaaacagcacacaggaTGGAAAACCTCTC
Coding sequences within:
- the LOC125305789 gene encoding fucolectin-3-like; translation: METLFLIMALHVSVFTVLALPQAKNLALYGRATQSDLIENPWSGYSDAHNAIDGNRDPHFHHGSCTATDTETNPWWRVDLLSPYIITSVVITNRGDCCPERLNGAQIRIGNSLLDNGNNNSLEAVITSIPAGKSHTFKWDNRVQGRYLNVFLPGHNKLLTLCEVEVYGYPAPIVENVALKGKATQSDLYGYGFAKNAIDGNRRDNNYGQGPCTHTQYNLNPWWRVDLLQKYEVFSVIITSRNAYSSRLNGAEIRIGNSLEQNGINNPRCAVISFIPNGLSKTFECHGMEGRYVTVVILGRAEYLTLCEVEVYGSPLE